The genomic segment CCCCATATCGAACATTGGGCCGCCACCAGGTTTGTAGTAGAACTCAGGGTCTGGATGCCACCCCTCATGACCATGGCACATCATAAAAGCAGTCGCGGCAACAGGCTCGCCAATCCACCCATCATCAATAAGCTTCCGACAAGTCTGTATCCCACCACCCATGAATGTATCAGGCGCACATCCAACAAGTAAACCTTTCGATTTTGCCAACTCAAGCATCCTGCGGCCATCTTCACGAGTAATAGCTAGCGGCTTCTCGTTGTAGACCGACTTTCCTGCTTCAAGCGCCGCCATTGCAACCGAAGCATGGGCGTTAGGAATCGTAAGATTGAGCACAATTTCGATTTCCGGGTCCGCGAGTAGCTCTTCGACGCTCACCGCCCTGCACCCAAATTCTTCCGCCTTCGCCTTCGCCCTCTCAGGGATGATGTCAGCGCACGCAGAAACCTCGATTGCCTCCAGCATCTTTGCGTTTTGGAAATAAATACCAGAAATGTTTCCGCATCCAACAATGCCAATTTTTGCAGTTTCCATAGAAGCCTCCCTAAAATTGCAAACACCGATGCATTTTCCATGCAAAGTGAATTATTAGTTTTCTGGGTTTGCTTGGTCGTTTTATAACCTACAGCTGTAATATTTCTACTCTTTGGATTACATCGGATCGGCATATAATAACTTGTTGCGGCCATTTGCTATCTCGCCGCCCAAATTGCTCCACGCTTGATGATCTCGAGTACTTCAGGCACTTCAAAATCCTTCGCTACGTGGCCTAGCGACATGTAGAATACCCTGCCTTCGCCGTACTTTCGCTTCCAAACTACAGGCATAACACATCCTGCAATCCATGGATAATGTTCGCCACTAAATGTGGTCGTTGCCAAAACCTCATTCGAAGGGTCTACATGCATGTAGTACTGTTCGGACTTCATTTTGAAATCGTCGAGCCCCTTGACGATTGGATCTTCAGGCTTAGTAATATTGACCACATAGTCCACTATGCCGCCTGGATGCTCTACCCACTGGCCGCCGACCATAAATTGATACGCTGTGTTGCTCCTAAAGGAATCTCCCATACCTCCATGCCAGCCAGCGATTCCAACGCCGCTCTTTATCGCATCGAGAAGCCCTTTCTCCTGTTCGGGCGTAATCTGCCCCATTGTCCAACATGGCACTACTAAGCTGAGCGACCTCATTTTTTCCTCGTTGAGATACGAGTCCATGGTATTCGAAATCTCGACAGAAAAACCGTTAGCCTCAAGAACGGGCGCGACAATGTCAACACACTGTTTGGGCTCATGGCCATCCCATCCGCCCCACACCATCAATGCGTTCTTCATTATTATCCTCCATTCTAATCAGCTCAAGCATACTTAGAAAATATACGCCCTCAAGTGTAACAAACGAAGACATAGCGTGCAAGTATCTCATCCTTCATACGAATATAGGGAAAGTTCGGGGAGGGATGACCAATCCAAGCAAAATAGTAAACGCCAAAACCTAGGTAGGCACTAGCTGGCAGTAAATATCTGGCTTAAAGTATAAACCTAACAACTTTTTCTATTGTTCTTTGTGGGTTGATTTCCAGCGGGCAATTAAACCATCTACCCAAATATCCATAACAATGAAAAGCAACCAAAGGAACGCGGCAAAAGAGACAATAAAAAAGCTTGGCGCAGGCCGTGACCACAGGTTGACTACCGATTCCCAGACTTTCGCGGGTCTAGTAAATAAATCCCAGCTGTTGAACCTCAGCACCAAGCCGAGATACACGCCGACTGACATTAATAAGAAAAATGGAATTCCCCACACCCACAGCGTTGCCCCTCTCGCCTTAAGCATTCTAGCAATTGGCCGCACAGCAAGCGTGAACGTTAGCACCCCTATGCCACTATAGCAAAGGTAAAACAACGTGTAGATCATGAGATCTAATGCCGCACCGTGGTCTACTGTCCATTTTGCGTAGAGCCCTGAGTGGCCAACTCTATTTAGGAAATGCCTCCATTCGGTGAGGAGATAGCATGTATTCGGCAGGAAAGCAAGCCAGATAACACCAAGAAAAAACAAGAACACAGTTGCCAAATTTAATCCACGCATCCGTCGCTTATCAGCAAGGTAACGGATGCTGTAACCCGCCGCAACAGGTATGATTGCAAGAAAAGTATTCCAAGTTACCCAATGAAAAAGGTATATTATTTCAGCCATCTAAATCCAAAATACTCCTTTCCACCAATCGAAAGTTCCACAAAAATAAGCAAACTTGTAAAAGTATGTAGGACTTGCAAATACCTTTAGAAAATATATCGGTAGGAGGCATAATGGTTCTTATGAGAATTTTAGCATTTTTTGTTTTGATATCTTTAATCGCAAGTTGCTCAATCACCTCATCAGTAATGGCTGACGAGTGGCACCCAAAGATTTTACCCGTCGAGAAGGTGGATTTCAACTGGCCGCCACCCAGAGAGGTTGGTGAACCTGACTACTTTACTATCGCCAAGGACGGAAAACCTGCATGTACAATCGTAATTCCCGCGAAGCCAACTAATTATGAAACAAAATGCGCTGAATTACTGAAGCTTTACTTAAAATTGGTCACAGGTGCCGAGTTTGATATCAAGTCAGAACCTTTCACGCTTGGCCCGGCAATTTATATTGGAAACACAGATGTTGGCAAGAAAGCCATGCCCCAGCTGCCGCCGATTAAATATGGCGACCTCGCGCTCCCGAACCTACACGGCTTCATGGTAAAGACGGTTAACCAGAACACACTAGTAATTCGGGGCAATAAGGATATAGGCAATAATTACGCAACCTACTCTTTTATCCGCGAGTATCTAGGGGTTCGGCGTTATTGGCCATCAGAACCTGGAGGGATTGGCGACGTCTTCGAAAAGCGACCAACGCTAACTGTGCCAAAGCTCACCTGGATTGACTGGCCGTATCTTATTAGCCGCCATGTAGGCTTTAACCCCAAGGGCTGGGAATTTACGCAGAAGGAAGGCAATCCACCCTGGATGTTCTTTTGGTATCGGTGTGGAACGACACTCTCGATGATGCACAACTTTTTTAGTCTCGTTTCGCCTGAAGAATACGGAAAAACGCATCCTGAGTACTTCCCCGAAATAAACGGCAAACGCTTTGTCCCGACTAAGCAGATACATTGGCAACCTTGTGTCAGCAATCCTGAGGTAGTAGATATTTGCGCACAGAAAATCACTGCCGCATTTGACAGAGACCCCTATCGAATCTGCCACGCACTCTCCGTAAACGATGGGGCAGGTCATTGCGAGTGTACGAATTGCAGAGCGATGGATGCGCCTGAATCCGACATAAACACAACCCAGCTGACCGATAGGTATGTCAAATTTATGAATGCCGTAGCCGAGAAAGTAACAGCAAAACACCCAGATAGATTGATTGGTTTTCTTGCATATGGGGGCGTCCGATTCCCACCAAAAACCGTAAAACTCCACCCAAATCTTGTGCCTTATTTCTGCGCCATGGGGCAAGGACTTTATCGCGGCTGGGATTCGTGGATTGCCGCTGGAGCTAAGAACATGGGCCACTATGGCTACCATGATGACCGATGGTTCATCATCCCAAAGATTAACCCCCACCAAGAAGCACGGCGAATTCGGTACATGGTTGGCAGCGGAGTACAGCGCGGCTACTATAAAGAATTTAATCCAACCTACCCGCTAGATGCCCATGCCGCCATCGTAACTGCTGAACTTCAATGGGATCCTCGTCTCGACGAAGATAAAATCCTTGCGCAATATTACTTCGATATGTTCGGTGAATCAGCAAAAGAAATGCAAAGATTTTATGAATTGCTCGAAAAAGATTACGAAACATGGCTAAAGAATACCTCACCACCGCACCCTTATGGGCCCGACAGAAGCGACCTTGATCTCGACCATGATTATGAACAATTCCAGGTTCTGACAGCGAGAGGCGCGGATTTAGCATGGGAAGCTCTTCAAAAAGCCGAAGCAAAAGCACGAGATGCGAAAGTGAAGGAACGTATTCAAATCGTAAAAGCAATATTCGAATTTGTGCGCATGTGCGACCATGAATATTGGCTTACAAAGTCGCTACCAAAATGCCGCAGTGCATCCGAAGCCGCCAGTCAAGCTCGCGAGGTTCTACGCCTTGCTCGAGCAAAAGCCGAGTATAAAGAGAAAGTCATGGAAAAAGAACCAATCAAACAATGGCACATGATTTACCGTGAGCCGTATGACTTTATTAAAGTTGGTGAAATACCGCAGGAGGTCCACCAGGCAATAGACAAAGGCTTCGAGATGGCGTTTAAAGCCAATCCAAAAGACCCGGAGTGGCAACGCCTCGCTAAAGACCCCGACCCAATTATTGCCCAGTCCGCACAGGCAGTTCTTGCAATGGCATCGAAACAAAACTTAACCAACCTCGCTAACGATGGCAGCTTTGAGGGTGGAGTAAAGCCTGAGCTACAGCACGATGAACCAAAACAAGGCTCAGTAGCCATCACACATGAGAAACCCCACTCCGGCGAGCGGTGTGCGATTATTTGGAACTGCAAATCATCAAGTATCGTTAAAAGGGTTCAGGCAGGTCCAGGCGAGAAATTCCTAATTTCTGTCTGGCTACGCTCATTGGAACATCCTCGCCCAAACAATGTCGCCGCCCTTTATGGTCTCAGGGTAAATGCAAAAAGTGGCAACAAAATCATAAATTGGATAAGAGAGCCAATGACCCCAACCACCCAATGGCAGGAGTTCCGCATGACTTATACCACTCCTGCAGGCACAGATTCAATCGAAGTACTTATCAATGTAATGCGCCAGCACTCGAAAGCGCGAGCTTGGGTTGACGACATCTCAATAATCCGCCTACCAGTTAGTCCGCTTGGATTAACGACGAAGGGCGTTCCCAACATACAGAGGAACACACCACCCGAAGAGTAGCCTTGCAAAAATAAATCACAAAAAGTTTATCTAACATGTTGACAAAGCGATAAAAAATGGGTATAAGAGTACCGAAATACCTAATTCATTTGGTGAAGCGATGTCAAATATGTTAAGAATAACAGATGGAGCCTCACTGGCATTTCATACCATGGCTTTTCTAGTCCAATCTCCTGGGAGATGGGTATCAACTCGGGAGATCGCCTCTGAGCTAGGTGTTTCCGAAAACCATTTGGCAAAAGTTTGCCAGCGTCTCGCTAAAGCAGGATTGGTCGAGTCTGTCCGCGGTCCACGTGGAGGATTTCGTTTGGCAAAATCACCGACTGAAATTACGCTTCTGGAGGTTTACGAGGCAATCGAAGGTATCCTAAAACCAATGGACTGCTTCTTGGGCAAACCTGTGTGCCAGAGAAACAAGTGTATCTTCGGCAATCTCATTCATTCCGTAAACACACAAGTCAAAGAATATCTAGCTTCTACAACGCTAGATTATCTGTGTTGCAAATCGTAAAAGGAGCATGCAAATGGTGGTCAGAAAAATCATCAAAATCGACGAAGAGAAATGCAACGGGTGTGGGCTTTGTGTGGACGCATGTGCTGAAGGAGCAATCAAGATTATCGAAGGCAAAGCTCGACTGGTAAGCGAAAGCTATTGTGATGGCTTGGGCGCATGCATTGGGAAATGTCCCCAAGGAGCAATAACGATTGAAGAACGAGAAGCTGATTCCTTTGACGAACATAAAGCCAAAGAATGGGTTGCCCAACAACTGACAATTCAAAAGTCGGGAACTGGATTTCAAACTCCAGAAACAAGAAACAACGGACAACTCCCCTGTGGATGTCCAGGTACTAATGTTCAAATACTAACTCCCACCACAACCAGCGAATCGGAGCAAGGCGACGTCGCCCTATCCTCTCTTGGCAATTGGCCGGTCCAGCTACGATTGGTACCATCCAATGCTCCCTATTTTCAGGGCGCAAACGTTCTGCTAGCGGCAGACTGCGTACCGTTCGCATATTCGGCTTTCCACCGCAAAATGTTACATGGCAAAGTGCTGATTATTGGCTGTCCAAAGCTCGACGATGCACCTTATTACATTGAAAAACTCACAGAAATACTAGCTTATTCTGACATAAAAAGTTTAACGGTTGCGCGTATGGAAGTTCCCTGCTGTAGCGGCCTTACAAGGATTGCCCAAATGGCGGTCGCTGCATCGGGAAAAGAAATACCCATTAAGGAGATTATTATTTCAATTCGCGGTGAGGAGATAAACAGCTAAGAAGGCTACAACCCGCCAACCTTTGTTTTCGGCGAAAAATATAAAACTAAAGAAAAGGAGATAGATTATGGAAATGTTCTGTTACCAGTGCGAGCAAACAGCAAAAGGAACCGGATGCACCATTCAAGGCGTTTGCGGCAAAGACCCTGTAGCGGCAACTTTGATGGATCTTCTTGTCTATGCAACCGAAGGCATATCCATGTACGCTCATCGAGCTAGACAGTTAGGA from the Armatimonadota bacterium genome contains:
- a CDS encoding DUF4838 domain-containing protein, with protein sequence MVLMRILAFFVLISLIASCSITSSVMADEWHPKILPVEKVDFNWPPPREVGEPDYFTIAKDGKPACTIVIPAKPTNYETKCAELLKLYLKLVTGAEFDIKSEPFTLGPAIYIGNTDVGKKAMPQLPPIKYGDLALPNLHGFMVKTVNQNTLVIRGNKDIGNNYATYSFIREYLGVRRYWPSEPGGIGDVFEKRPTLTVPKLTWIDWPYLISRHVGFNPKGWEFTQKEGNPPWMFFWYRCGTTLSMMHNFFSLVSPEEYGKTHPEYFPEINGKRFVPTKQIHWQPCVSNPEVVDICAQKITAAFDRDPYRICHALSVNDGAGHCECTNCRAMDAPESDINTTQLTDRYVKFMNAVAEKVTAKHPDRLIGFLAYGGVRFPPKTVKLHPNLVPYFCAMGQGLYRGWDSWIAAGAKNMGHYGYHDDRWFIIPKINPHQEARRIRYMVGSGVQRGYYKEFNPTYPLDAHAAIVTAELQWDPRLDEDKILAQYYFDMFGESAKEMQRFYELLEKDYETWLKNTSPPHPYGPDRSDLDLDHDYEQFQVLTARGADLAWEALQKAEAKARDAKVKERIQIVKAIFEFVRMCDHEYWLTKSLPKCRSASEAASQAREVLRLARAKAEYKEKVMEKEPIKQWHMIYREPYDFIKVGEIPQEVHQAIDKGFEMAFKANPKDPEWQRLAKDPDPIIAQSAQAVLAMASKQNLTNLANDGSFEGGVKPELQHDEPKQGSVAITHEKPHSGERCAIIWNCKSSSIVKRVQAGPGEKFLISVWLRSLEHPRPNNVAALYGLRVNAKSGNKIINWIREPMTPTTQWQEFRMTYTTPAGTDSIEVLINVMRQHSKARAWVDDISIIRLPVSPLGLTTKGVPNIQRNTPPEE
- a CDS encoding DUF1361 domain-containing protein; the protein is MAEIIYLFHWVTWNTFLAIIPVAAGYSIRYLADKRRMRGLNLATVFLFFLGVIWLAFLPNTCYLLTEWRHFLNRVGHSGLYAKWTVDHGAALDLMIYTLFYLCYSGIGVLTFTLAVRPIARMLKARGATLWVWGIPFFLLMSVGVYLGLVLRFNSWDLFTRPAKVWESVVNLWSRPAPSFFIVSFAAFLWLLFIVMDIWVDGLIARWKSTHKEQ
- a CDS encoding 4Fe-4S binding protein, encoding MVRKIIKIDEEKCNGCGLCVDACAEGAIKIIEGKARLVSESYCDGLGACIGKCPQGAITIEEREADSFDEHKAKEWVAQQLTIQKSGTGFQTPETRNNGQLPCGCPGTNVQILTPTTTSESEQGDVALSSLGNWPVQLRLVPSNAPYFQGANVLLAADCVPFAYSAFHRKMLHGKVLIIGCPKLDDAPYYIEKLTEILAYSDIKSLTVARMEVPCCSGLTRIAQMAVAASGKEIPIKEIIISIRGEEINS
- a CDS encoding Rrf2 family transcriptional regulator, which encodes MSNMLRITDGASLAFHTMAFLVQSPGRWVSTREIASELGVSENHLAKVCQRLAKAGLVESVRGPRGGFRLAKSPTEITLLEVYEAIEGILKPMDCFLGKPVCQRNKCIFGNLIHSVNTQVKEYLASTTLDYLCCKS
- a CDS encoding ThuA domain-containing protein; translated protein: MKNALMVWGGWDGHEPKQCVDIVAPVLEANGFSVEISNTMDSYLNEEKMRSLSLVVPCWTMGQITPEQEKGLLDAIKSGVGIAGWHGGMGDSFRSNTAYQFMVGGQWVEHPGGIVDYVVNITKPEDPIVKGLDDFKMKSEQYYMHVDPSNEVLATTTFSGEHYPWIAGCVMPVVWKRKYGEGRVFYMSLGHVAKDFEVPEVLEIIKRGAIWAAR